From the Aquirufa lenticrescens genome, the window TATTGTTGAATCTTGTTAATGGCTAGCAGAATGTGCTCGATTCGCTCTTTCGAGCTTGGGGTGGAGGTTTTCATAAATTAAAATTTTGTCGTGGTTAAGTTGTTTTGCAATGCTCTTTAATGGGGCGCCTAGCATGACTAGGTCGACCTCTGAAGTGAGAAGCTGGGAGAGGTCTTGTTGGATCTCGGCTAGGTCAAACAAGGTAAACGGGGTGTTTTTGAAAACTTGGATCTGAATGTCGATGTCGCTGGTGGGCGCTTGGGTGCCACGGGCGTGGGAGCCAAAGAGCCAGGCGCGTTTGATTTGCGCTTTTTCAAGGAAGTAGGAGGCGATTTTATCGAGATTTTCCGCTGTCATAGTGAAAGGTAGTGAAATAAGGGATAGAAATTGTCGTGGAGCAAGGATGAGATAGTGATATTTTGTGTATTTTTAGGAAGAAATTGAGAATGTACTATGCAAGAGTTCGATAATAATAAAGTACCCATTAAGAAGTTGTGGCAGGTGATTGTGGCGTCGAGTGTGGGGACGGTGATTGAGTGGTATGACTTCTATATTTTTGGGAGTTTGAGTGCGATTATTTCGTTGAGTTTCTTTCCGAAGGAGGATCCGACGGCGGCGTTTATTTCGACGCTTGCGGCTTTTGGGGCGGGGTTTGTGGCGAGGCCTTTTGGTGGGGTGCTTTTTGGGAGGCTGGGGGATAT encodes:
- a CDS encoding nucleotidyltransferase family protein, which encodes MTAENLDKIASYFLEKAQIKRAWLFGSHARGTQAPTSDIDIQIQVFKNTPFTLFDLAEIQQDLSQLLTSEVDLVMLGAPLKSIAKQLNHDKILIYENLHPKLERANRAHSASH